The Demetria terragena DSM 11295 sequence TGGGGGTGCGGCAGGCGCGTCATGATCGACACGATGTCGAGTCCATGCCGTGCGAGGTCGTTGAGCACAACCTCAGGTTCAAGGAAGTAGCCCTCAACATCGACGCTGTGCCCAAACCATGACGTCAGGTGGTTGACCTCGCCTGCTGCGAACTCCTCACTGCGTATGTGGAAGGCCAGCAAGGCAATTCCCCCAGGCCGGAGTATCCGCCTGACCTCGCGGATTGCATAGTCGCGGTCAGCAGGGGACAGGTGGATGATGGAGTACATCAAGACGGCTGCTGCGATGGAGGCATCTGACTGCTGTAGATCGGTCATGGAGCCGACCTCGAACTCCGCCTCGGGCTGCTCGGCGCGTGCGATCTCGATCATCGACGCCGAAATATCCACGCCGAGCACTTCGCCTCCGAGCGCGGCGAGATGCCCAGCGACCTGACCTGGGCCGCAGCCGATGTCGACGATCGGGCCGCCGCGCGCCATCTCGACGACTGCTGAAAGCAGGGCGCGATCTAACGGTTTGTCGTCCAACTCGTCGCGCATCGCCGCCGCATAGTCGGTGGCGACGACGTCATACGCATCGCGGACCCGGTCGTGACCGGGGTGCTCAGAAGCCATGGTCCACGTTAACTCCCTGCGGGGTGCAGGGATCAGGTGACCGTCAGTCGATGGGGACTGCCGGGAGGATGGTGCCGGTCACTTCGCCGAGGGCGATTCGGGAATCTCCCTGACCTGCCGCTGTGTAGGTCATGGTCACGGTGTCGCCGTCCTCCAAGAATTCTCGTGTCGTGCCGTCGGGGAGCGCCAGTGGCTCCTTCCCGCTCCAGGTCAGCTCGAGCAGACTTCCGCGCTGGTCGTCTTCGGGGCCAGAGACCGTGCCAGAGGCGAACAAGTCACCTGACCGCAGACTCGCCCCGTTCACGGTCAGGTGAGCGAGCATCTGCGTGGGCGACCAGTACATCGACGCGTACGGCGGTCGGGACACTACGGTGCCGTTGAGCGACACCTCGATGTCAATGTCTAGTCCGTAGAGATCACGACCGAGAAGGTAGTCCAGTGGCTTCGGATCCTGTTGGGGCAGAGCGGTCTTCGCGTGCTCTAGCGCGGCGAGCGGCGTGATCCACGCGCCAATGGATGAGGCGAAGGACTTGCCGAGGAACGGGCCGAGCGGAACATACTCCCACGCCTGGATGTCGCGAGCGCTCCAGTCATTGAATGGGACCACGCCAAACAGGTGCGCCCCGGCGTCGTCGACACTGACACGGGTGCCCAGTTGCGTCGCTCCACCCACAACGAATCCCAACTCAGCCTCGATATCGAGACGCATGCTCGGGCCAAAGAGTGGCGCCGGCTCAGTCGGCGGCTTGCGCTGACCGATCGGGCGGACGACGTCCGTGCCGCTGACCACGACCGTGCCAGCGCGCCCGTGGTACCCAATCGGCAAATGCTTCCAGTTGGGGGTGAGGGCCTCACTGTCCGGGCGGAAGATGCTTCCCACGTTGGTGGCGTGATGCTCGCTGGCATAGAAGTCGACGTAGTCGGCCACGACGATCGGCAGATGCAGGTCGACGTTGTTGATTGGGATGAGGTGCGGCGCGGTCCGCTCGCGGTGTACCGGATTGCTCAGGACCTCAGTGAGCCACTCGCGGGCGATAGCCCACACGGGTGCGCCAAGGTCGAGAAAGGCGTTCAGGGAGGGGGTGCGCCACGCCTTCGCGAGGTCGGGGCCGTCACCCGGGTCGCCATATGCTGCAACGGCGCTCGCGTCGAGCACGAAGTCGCCGATACGCACACCCACACGAGGGTCCTCGTGCGGGAGGGAAAAGACGCCATAGGGGAGAGTGGCCAGGCCGTACGGGTGGTCGACCGGCAGGTCGAGCCAACTGGTCGACGGAGTGGAAGTGGTCATGAAGTCTCCTCGATGAGGTATAGGTCGGACAGGTCCTGGATGGGGTCGAGGACATCGCAGCAGCCATAGGAGTGGAATGCGCTGCGCACTCGCTCCGCCCGAACACCGTCGAGTGCGGTGGAGAGCGCAGCGATCGCCCTGCGATCTCGTTGCCGAAGCAGGGCGCCCGCGGCCTCGAGAGATCCACCGCTGAGCAACTCATCAGTCGCCAGGAGCACGTTAAGGGCGCCGAACTGGTCTTCGCTTCCCTCGGGGGTGGCGGCGCGGTGGGAGACCGCACGGTGCATCCCGCCGGTGAGC is a genomic window containing:
- a CDS encoding class I SAM-dependent methyltransferase, with protein sequence MASEHPGHDRVRDAYDVVATDYAAAMRDELDDKPLDRALLSAVVEMARGGPIVDIGCGPGQVAGHLAALGGEVLGVDISASMIEIARAEQPEAEFEVGSMTDLQQSDASIAAAVLMYSIIHLSPADRDYAIREVRRILRPGGIALLAFHIRSEEFAAGEVNHLTSWFGHSVDVEGYFLEPEVVLNDLARHGLDIVSIMTRLPHPQVEFPSERAYVIAQRPED
- the fahA gene encoding fumarylacetoacetase, with the protein product MTTSTPSTSWLDLPVDHPYGLATLPYGVFSLPHEDPRVGVRIGDFVLDASAVAAYGDPGDGPDLAKAWRTPSLNAFLDLGAPVWAIAREWLTEVLSNPVHRERTAPHLIPINNVDLHLPIVVADYVDFYASEHHATNVGSIFRPDSEALTPNWKHLPIGYHGRAGTVVVSGTDVVRPIGQRKPPTEPAPLFGPSMRLDIEAELGFVVGGATQLGTRVSVDDAGAHLFGVVPFNDWSARDIQAWEYVPLGPFLGKSFASSIGAWITPLAALEHAKTALPQQDPKPLDYLLGRDLYGLDIDIEVSLNGTVVSRPPYASMYWSPTQMLAHLTVNGASLRSGDLFASGTVSGPEDDQRGSLLELTWSGKEPLALPDGTTREFLEDGDTVTMTYTAAGQGDSRIALGEVTGTILPAVPID